A window from Nocardioides mesophilus encodes these proteins:
- a CDS encoding aldehyde dehydrogenase family protein: MATPLSPTSHAEELLSVPAACMLVNGRFVSGESGRSLESRSPATDELIGTFPRGTAADVRSAVAAARTATTAWAATNPAARGQMLLAAANDIEAQRERLARLLAHETGNALRTQARPEITSVIDLLRYFGGGAQQGQGVTTPVDPSLLTYTLREPYGVVAAVVPWNAPAQLSVVKIAMALTTGNTLVLKPAEDATLIVLEVAALLDAHLPPGVLNVVTGLGPECGAALVNDPDVDKLSFTGSTAVGRSVLAAAAHRILPVSLELGGKSPSIVFPDSDDDRTADGVVAGMRFTRQGQSCTAGSRLFVHESVFDSFLERVVARVERLVVGDPLDETTDMGSVINAKQHDRVVGFVATALEEGAVALTGGLPDPASAGRPGYFLRPTVLTGLRTDSPAMCEEIFGPVLVAIPWRSEDEVVRASNTSDYGLAAYVWTHDVGRALRVAGELKAGWVQVNRGGGQYPGLSYGGTKQSGLGREFSIEGAVDSYTYVKSVTVDIAAQVPAPG, encoded by the coding sequence ATGGCGACGCCGCTGAGCCCGACCAGCCACGCCGAGGAGCTCCTCAGTGTCCCCGCCGCCTGCATGCTCGTGAACGGACGGTTCGTCAGCGGTGAGTCGGGCCGATCGCTGGAGAGCCGCAGCCCGGCGACCGATGAGCTGATCGGCACCTTCCCCCGGGGCACGGCGGCCGACGTCAGGAGCGCGGTGGCGGCGGCCCGCACCGCGACCACGGCCTGGGCGGCGACCAACCCGGCGGCGCGGGGCCAGATGCTGCTCGCGGCCGCGAACGACATAGAGGCACAGCGCGAACGCCTGGCCCGGCTCCTGGCCCACGAGACAGGGAACGCGCTCCGCACCCAGGCCCGACCCGAGATCACGAGCGTCATCGACCTGCTTCGCTACTTCGGCGGAGGGGCGCAGCAGGGCCAGGGCGTCACGACGCCCGTCGACCCGAGCCTGCTGACGTACACCCTCCGGGAGCCGTACGGCGTGGTGGCGGCGGTGGTGCCGTGGAACGCGCCGGCCCAGCTGTCGGTGGTGAAGATCGCGATGGCGCTGACGACCGGGAACACCCTGGTGCTCAAGCCGGCTGAGGACGCCACCCTCATCGTCCTGGAGGTTGCCGCGCTGCTCGACGCGCACCTTCCTCCTGGCGTGCTGAACGTGGTCACCGGTCTGGGCCCCGAATGTGGGGCTGCCCTGGTCAACGACCCCGACGTCGACAAACTTTCCTTCACGGGTTCCACAGCGGTGGGCCGATCCGTGCTGGCCGCGGCGGCGCACCGGATCCTGCCGGTCTCGTTGGAGCTCGGCGGCAAGAGCCCGTCGATCGTCTTCCCCGACTCCGACGACGACCGCACCGCTGACGGAGTGGTGGCAGGCATGCGGTTCACCCGCCAGGGCCAGTCGTGCACGGCCGGCTCCCGGCTGTTCGTCCACGAGTCCGTCTTCGACTCGTTCCTCGAGCGGGTGGTCGCTCGCGTCGAGCGGCTGGTCGTCGGAGATCCTCTGGACGAGACGACCGACATGGGATCCGTGATCAACGCCAAGCAGCACGATCGGGTGGTGGGCTTCGTCGCCACCGCCCTGGAGGAAGGGGCAGTGGCGCTCACCGGTGGCCTGCCCGATCCGGCATCGGCCGGCCGGCCGGGCTACTTCTTGAGACCGACCGTCCTGACCGGTCTGCGGACCGACTCCCCGGCGATGTGCGAGGAGATCTTCGGTCCTGTGCTGGTGGCCATTCCCTGGCGGTCGGAGGACGAGGTGGTCCGGGCCTCGAACACCAGCGACTACGGCCTGGCGGCGTACGTGTGGACCCATGACGTCGGGCGGGCGCTCCGGGTGGCGGGCGAGCTGAAGGCGGGATGGGTCCAGGTGAACCGCGGAGGGGGTCAGTATCCCGGCCTGTCGTACGGCGGTACGAAGCAGAGCGGCCTGGGCCGGGAGTTCTCGATCGAGGGCGCGGTCGACTCCTACACGTACGTGAAGAGCGTGACCGTGGACATCGCCGCCCAGGTGCCCGCACCGGGCTGA
- a CDS encoding nuclear transport factor 2 family protein has translation MTDQTLTREEVIQRNLEAVEAHFHNETPETIQQAIALYTDDIYWEGPSRGLVFDNAGDALAGYHDIFKSLVIHKHTHLRRFATEEFVFDDCIYEATYVEDHMANFPFPAGTKVSMRLAHVFEMRDGKIAKEIAYEIIREAGGPTDNDNIPAGSEVTVFE, from the coding sequence GTGACTGACCAGACCTTGACCCGTGAGGAAGTCATCCAGCGCAACCTGGAGGCGGTGGAGGCGCACTTCCACAACGAGACGCCCGAGACGATCCAGCAGGCCATCGCGCTCTACACCGATGACATCTACTGGGAGGGACCCTCCCGCGGTCTCGTGTTCGACAACGCCGGCGACGCGCTGGCGGGCTACCACGACATCTTCAAATCGCTGGTCATCCACAAGCACACGCACCTGCGCCGCTTCGCGACGGAGGAGTTCGTCTTCGACGACTGCATCTACGAGGCGACCTACGTCGAGGACCACATGGCGAACTTCCCCTTCCCCGCCGGGACGAAGGTGAGCATGCGTCTGGCTCACGTCTTCGAGATGCGCGACGGAAAGATCGCCAAGGAGATCGCCTACGAGATCATCCGCGAGGCGGGCGGTCCCACCGACAACGACAACATCCCGGCTGGGTCAGAGGTCACCGTCTTCGAATAG
- a CDS encoding Gfo/Idh/MocA family oxidoreductase yields MPPARATSLAMVGISHPHSSARFRSARTLGVDVVGAWDPDPVALQAFCEEVDTENCALEELLGGPAQGVLVHSKSKDMVSLAERALLADKAVLVEKPGGGDLEDLRHLDRLAQRPGAVVRVGYNFHYAPAMEWARSVLAQNPIGRVSLVRGHGASSRGEHLSAHLNQDADMGGSLWVIGCHVIHLMVDLLGRPEAVRATVTKLPGWSDGTSREDVAALTFLYEDRLATFDFTVHDNGEWFESSEMTLYGDEGQLCFGVLPARGQLLTLKGTDGLPPGRHDWRESSFAVPWTGDPSAFSELPQVGNRTFFDRELAEFVDAIGGSAARGVTARTALDVALVVAAAYESSRHDGQSVPLQPAAG; encoded by the coding sequence ATGCCACCAGCACGGGCAACTTCCCTGGCGATGGTGGGGATCAGTCACCCCCACTCCTCGGCCCGGTTCCGGAGCGCCAGGACACTGGGCGTCGACGTGGTCGGCGCCTGGGACCCCGATCCGGTAGCGCTCCAGGCCTTCTGCGAAGAGGTGGACACCGAGAATTGCGCCCTGGAGGAGCTGCTCGGAGGTCCTGCCCAGGGAGTACTGGTGCACTCCAAGTCCAAGGACATGGTCTCCCTTGCCGAGCGGGCGCTCCTCGCCGACAAGGCGGTTCTCGTGGAGAAGCCGGGCGGGGGTGACCTCGAGGACCTGCGGCACCTCGATCGGCTCGCGCAGCGGCCTGGTGCCGTGGTCCGGGTCGGCTACAACTTCCACTACGCCCCGGCCATGGAGTGGGCGCGGTCGGTGCTCGCGCAGAACCCCATCGGGCGGGTGAGTCTGGTCAGGGGGCACGGAGCCAGCTCCCGCGGCGAGCATCTCTCGGCCCACCTCAACCAGGACGCCGACATGGGCGGCTCCTTGTGGGTCATCGGCTGTCACGTCATCCACCTCATGGTGGACCTGCTGGGACGTCCGGAGGCAGTGCGTGCGACCGTCACGAAGCTGCCCGGTTGGTCCGACGGCACGTCCCGCGAGGACGTCGCCGCACTGACGTTCCTGTACGAGGACCGGCTCGCCACCTTCGACTTCACCGTTCACGACAACGGCGAGTGGTTCGAGTCCTCGGAGATGACCCTGTACGGCGACGAGGGGCAGCTCTGCTTCGGCGTACTGCCGGCACGCGGCCAGCTCCTGACCCTCAAGGGCACGGACGGCCTGCCTCCCGGCCGGCACGACTGGCGGGAGAGCAGCTTCGCGGTCCCGTGGACCGGTGACCCGTCCGCGTTCAGCGAGCTCCCCCAGGTCGGCAACCGCACGTTCTTCGATCGCGAGCTGGCCGAGTTCGTCGACGCCATCGGCGGATCGGCCGCACGCGGAGTCACGGCGCGAACCGCGCTGGACGTGGCGTTGGTGGTGGCCGCGGCATACGAGTCGTCGCGACACGACGGTCAGTCCGTGCCGCTCCAGCCGGCTGCCGGCTGA